One part of the Coffea eugenioides isolate CCC68of chromosome 10, Ceug_1.0, whole genome shotgun sequence genome encodes these proteins:
- the LOC113749209 gene encoding subtilisin-like protease SBT1.9, producing MLKLISFLFMFATSLLNLTSAERSTHIVHMDKSFMPKAFASHQHWYSSTLNSLKSTSPNSDPQKPLELLYTYDNVFHGFSAVLSRAELEAVNKLPGFVSACSDRVATLDTTRSTEFLGLNPVTGLWPAANYGKDVIVGVLDTGVWPESLSYKDDGMTDIPSRWKGSCDGGYDFNSSLCNKKLIGARYFNKGLLAANPDDRDNKYSARDTDGHGTHTSSIVAGNYVEDVSFFGYARGRARGVAPRARLAIYKVSFREGRYASDVLAGLDQAVADGVDVISISFGFNSIPFYEDPIAIASFAAMEKGVFVSTSAGNSGDTPRRLHNGIPWVLTVAAGSMDRSFGGSITLGNGLNLRGWSLFPAKAVVKDSTLVYNETIAGCNSTELLSEFHGGTIICDNSSSFSSQILFISESNADAAIFISSDFTYDENSFQYPGAIIRPDEAAKVIDYATKDANPTVTIKFQQTFVGTKPAPMVAEYTRLGPSPTYPGILKPDLMAPGTLVLAAWIPDDRVSNIGSNIGLSNSDDFNLISGTSMACPHGAGIAALLKGAHPDWSPAAIRSSMVTTANPLDNTGNPIREINGFNNPIASPLSMGAGQVNPNSALDPGLIYDATAQDYMELLCSINYTRKQIRTITRSSYNCSKASSDLNYPSFVSLYTSGTNASTQNFKRIVTNVGDGAATYKAKVTPPEGSVVTVFPETLVFRKKYEKRIYSLTIHTKIDENNQVTYGAVIWVEDNGKHSVRSPIVVTPKISSDDS from the coding sequence ATGTTGAAGCTGATTTCATTTCTCTTCATGTTTGCTACCTCTCTTCTAAATTTAACCTCTGCAGAGAGGTCTACACACATTGTCCATATGGACAAGTCATTTATGCCCAAGGCATTTGCTAGCCACCAGCATTGGTACTCAAGTACCCTCAATTCCTTGAAATCTACAAGCCCAAATTCAGATCCACAGAAACCCCTTGAGCTTCTTTACACCTACGACAATGTTTTTCACGGTTTCAGTGCAGTGCTATCCAGAGCTGAACTTGAAGCTGTTAATAAATTGCCAGGCTTTGTTTCAGCTTGTAGCGACAGAGTTGCCACGCTCGACACGACACGTTCTACTGAGTTCCTTGGTCTCAATCCTGTGACAGGACTATGGCCAGCTGCTAACTATGGCAAAGATGTCATAGTTGGTGTTCTTGACACCGGCGTTTGGCCAGAAAGCCTAAGTTACAAAGATGATGGAATGACAGATATTCCGTCAAGGTGGAAAGGATCGTGTGACGGAGGGTATGATTTCAATTCCTCATTGTGCAACAAAAAACTCATCGGAGCCAGATATTTCAACAAGGGGCTCTTGGCGGCCAACCCAGATGACAGGGACAATAAGTATTCTGCAAGGGACACTGACGGCCATGGTACACATACCTCATCTATTGTTGCTGGGAATTATGTTGAAGATGTTTCGTTCTTTGGCTATGCAAGGGGAAGAGCAAGAGGCGTGGCGCCGCGTGCTAGGTTGGCAATATACAAGGTCAGTTTTCGGGAAGGGCGCTATGCCTCCGATGTACTTGCTGGTTTGGACCAAGCTGTTGCTGATGGTGTTGATGTCATATCCATTTCCTTTGGATTCAACTCCATTCCTTTTTATGAAGACCCAATTGCAATAGCCTCCTTTGCTGCAATGGAAAAGGGTGTATTTGTCTCGACCTCAGCAGGGAATTCTGGGGATACTCCCCGAAGATTACACAATGGAATTCCGTGGGTCCTGACGGTGGCCGCAGGTTCGATGGATCGTAGTTTTGGTGGAAGTATAACTCTAGGGAATGGATTAAACTTGAGGGGATGGTCCTTGTTTCCCGCAAAGGCCGTCGTGAAAGACTCTACTCTTGTCTACAACGAGACAATAGCTGGTTGCAATTCCACTGAGTTGCTATCTGAATTTCATGGTGGAACCATCATTTGCGATAACAGCTCCTCTTTCAGTAGTCAAATTCTTTTCATCTCTGAATCAAATGCAGATGCTGCAATCTTCATCTCGAGTGATTTTACTTACGATGAAAATTCTTTCCAATATCCTGGAGCTATCATTAGGCCTGATGAGGCTGCGAAAGTGATTGACTATGCTACGAAGGATGCAAATCCCACAGTCACTATCAAGTTCCAACAGACATTCGTGGGGACAAAGCCAGCACCAATGGTTGCAGAATACACCCGACTTGGTCCTTCACCAACCTATCCAGGAATCCTGAAACCAGATCTAATGGCACCAGGGACATTAGTTTTAGCAGCCTGGATACCAGATGACAGAGTATCCAACATTGGCTCCAACATTGGCTTGTCCAACTCAGATGACTTCAATCTTATTTCCGGTACTTCCATGGCTTGTCCTCACGGTGCTGGTATTGCAGCGCTTCTTAAAGGCGCACACCCAGATTGGAGTCCAGCAGCTATTCGCTCTTCAATGGTAACCACAGCAAACCCCTTGGACAATACTGGAAATCCAATCCGAGAGATTAATGGCTTCAATAACCCAATTGCTTCACCTCTATCCATGGGAGCAGGACAAGTCAATCCGAACAGTGCACTGGATCCTGGCCTTATATACGACGCTACAGCACAAGACTACATGGAATTGCTCTGCTCAATTAATTACACTCGGAAGCAAATTCGCACCATAACAAGATCCAGTTACAATTGTTCTAAGGCATCATCTGATCTAAACTATCCTTCCTTTGTTTCCTTGTATACTTCCGGGACTAATGCATCAACTCAAAACTTTAAAAGGATTGTCACAAATGTTGGAGATGGGGCAGCAACATATAAGGCAAAAGTGACACCACCAGAGGGTTCAGTGGTCACCGTCTTCCCGGAGACATTGGTATTCAGAAAAAAGTATGAAAAGCGAATCTATTCCCTCACCATACATACTAAGATTGACGAAAATAACCAAGTTACATATGGTGCAGTTATTTGGGTTGAGGATAATGGTAAGCATAGCGTGAGGAGTCCAATTGTTGtgacaccaaaaatttcatcTGATGATTCGTAG